A stretch of DNA from Coccidioides posadasii str. Silveira chromosome 1, complete sequence:
CCAGCATCTTGTTATAGTTTTTGATTGAACCACCCATGGACTCTAGGGTGTCTTGCACAACCATGACTGGTTCATGAGTAATGATCTGGCAACGGGGCATCTCCATCATTGCGGCTAGTCCTGTTCCTTGCTTTTTGAATTCTGCAGCTGTCCACCCTATGCCCGGACTGGCAAGCAGACGGATAAGAGGAGTGGCATTCTCGCGGAGAAAAGGCGAAGGAGTACTCCCCTGCGCATAGGCATCAGCATCTTATCCCAGGATCCTCTTTTCTGCATAAAGCCTGGCTTTAGTGTCTCATAGAATATTGCACTACTCACAACTTTAATTACGCATTTCAGGAAAGTGTTGAAATCGGGCAGTCCGTCATCTTCTGGGGTCTGATGTTTGACTTTGCCGGTTCTAGCATTGCAAGGGGCAATCCCTGATGAATCCTGGTCCGCTGATTCCGGAATCATCTCTGAAGAAAAGTCTGCGGCGTCGTCCCCAGGGGAGTTCTTTAAGGTCGCTTTCTCTTGCGAGCACCGATGCTGTGCCAACTCCTGCGAATCAGCTGCCACGGCCTCATGAGCGGGTGGCGTAGAGTCTGGGAATTCCGGCGTAGCAGCATTTAGAGAGTTTTCCTCAGGAGGGCCCATGTTGCAGATGCTGAACCGGGTATGAAGCTATCTGTATTTATCAAGAGGTCCCCTGTTGTCAGCCATTTCTTATGTCACGGCTTTTTATCTTGTCGGATCTCTGGATTCATACCAGGCAGCGGCTTTATGATATGCTTACCTACAAAAACCAGCAATTCGAACTGGCGGAGCAGGGTGGGCAGCCGGGATTCAGCTGTAGGAAGAATAGAGAAAAGAGTGGCAGAAGACTAAAGCGACACGAAAGTGAAATATTCACTCGCGCTTTCTGTTGTTTTGATTCAGCCCTTGTTCACGTGAATCTAGCGTATTGCCCTTTTGGGTATCAGGAAGGTTCGCTTAGCTGCTGTGAGTGGAAAACGCCGTATCAAGACACTGCATACTTCACATTGGGCCCCAACAGctgtctctttttctttttttttttttttttacttttcttttcgccTTGCAGATAAGATACTAAAGAGACTTCATGGGTTTTCATGGCTATTACAATTGTTTACAATGTGATGAAAAAAACAACCTGCAAGACCTATTTTTGGTTTCAACAAGCTGCTCGGGGAAATATTGGGGTGTGCAGCAATTCAAGGCTGACAACACACACAATGACAggaaaattggaaggccatAGCAAAAGCAGTCCAGGGACAGGGCTCAATGACAAAGAAATATGCGGGCCAGTGTAGGTTTAACTCAGGCTTTTCATGGGCAAAAACTGAATATGAGTACAGAGTGGTGGTAGAAGGCTTGTACAAAGGTTTGGGTGCGGTCGGAGAGAGGGGTCAATGCAATTCAAGGCACCGAATAACAGCAAAAGCAGTGGGTGGGAATCAGGCAGTCATAATCATCGTGAGAAAGGTTGGAAGGGGAAAGGGATAAGGAGAAATAATGAAAGCAACACTATGATTCAATGGTCTATTCCGAGGCAATGCGATCCGACAGGAGAGAAGAATCGTCAATATTCGGTTCAGGCTCTGTGGGAGCCAAATCCTTCTTTCCTGGTGGTTGATCTATCGAGGTTTGCTCTTTAGCGGTCAGGGACCGAAGCACTCCGTCAACCGGCTCATGGGGaggctcttcttcttcttcgataATAACAGCAGAATCTGCGTCAATTGTCATAGAATTTTCATTGTTGAGATGGGGACTGGTCTCTGGGAGAGACTCCTCGGGAGAACCAAGCCCGGTGGCTTTCTCTTGAGCCCTGTCCAGCTGCCGCAAACTCTTGGCCGTAGTCGTGCTGACAGATCTTAGAGAGTAAGCCTGTCTGCCGCTCATACTTTCAGAGCTGACAAGATCAAGCCCCAGCATTTCGGAAGCGCGAGAGTCTTCAGTATGGGTTGGTCTGCGTTGCTTGAGGCGTTGTTCAGGGGACATGTTTTCCCATTCTGAACCAAAAGTAACAACGGAGGCCTTTTTTCCGTGAACAGTGAAGCTTCCAGCACCACGCGCTAAGGTTTCTGTTTCAGCAGCAGCATTCCCGTCGTCCGCTGCAGAAACGGTTGTACCGGAATCTTTACCCTTTTTGCTTCGCTGATGATGGGGAATAAAATGGCCATCACGAAGCGTGCGATGTAGGCTCCTTCGAATCTTACTTCGACCTTCACCAAGCGCTGGTTCTACCCGACCATCGTTATTTGCGGTGTTGGGTTCATCTGTTGCGTCAGCGGATGCAGACATTTGCAAAAATAGCTCATTGGATAGAATACCGGCTTCCCGAAGGAGACGCTCTTCTTCGGTGTCAATTACACTCGATGTTGGGGTTTTCTGCGCCAACGACTGTTTTGCAGATCCGGTCGACTCCAATTTGTTGATAGAGCTTGTCGTTGAGGCCTGAGGTGGTAGGAGAGTTTCACCAAATGATTTTATTGAATCGAGAGCGGCATCATCTTTACTCCCATCAATTAACGGCCTTCCTAGCGATGCCGTTGTTTCTGGCGAAGAAAGAGAATTTGGCAATCCTGGTCTCTTAACGGTGGTTGATATGCTCTCTATCAATTGATCGGGTAGGTTGAATTCCTTCGACGGCGTTGGGGAACGAGAACGAGCTCGCTTGGAAGATCGGTTGCTTTTTGGAGACGTAGGGCCAAGGCTTGGTGCTGATTCTGACAATATTTGATGTTCCTGGCTTGAAAAGGAGCATATCTCGTTTCTGCCCGGGGAGCTGCTGGGAACTTTCTTTACAGACGGTAAATGCTTCTCCTCTTCCGCTAAGTCAAGCGCCAGCACATCTCTGTGACATCTTGCCCGCCAAATGTCTAACCGAACCCATTTGATATTAGCTGCAATTCGTCCAGCCGCCAAAACAACGTTGTCTCTGGCACGTGGGTGAATAGGCGTCAGAATTTGGAGGTGTCGAGCATTTTGCAAAAGATCGTCCAGTTGTTTCTGAGTTACAGCGAGTTTCTCGTCCGCTTCTTGCACCTTTCTAGAAACGAGTTCGCGACGCGCAGCAAAGATCTCTTCTGCAAGGCAGGGGTCCATTCTTCTGGTATTGGTGGCAGCTGAGTCTAAGATGGTGGGAGTCTCCGATGTGTCTGACGTTACTGAGTCTGCCCTAGTGGATTTGTGAGGCAAATGGCCTTCATAATTCGCTCCAATCATTCCCCTCATACGAACAGCCGTTGTTCTGAAAGCAGCCGCATAATTGATGGTCGCTATCCAATCATTCAAGTCGATATCGCTATTAGCTAAAAGGACCTCCTCAAATCCTCCGTGTTGAACAAATAAAAAAGCATGCTTATGCCGTTTATAGCTGGCGTCCAGCAGTGCCACAGCATTTGCAGTAGACACGATCGAATCTGGTTTAAAATCGCTGACGGGAGGTTTGAAAGTCACAGGGTGGCGGCGCCCACCAGTTTGCCTTGATTCATATTGAGAGATCAATGACTTGACCCACTGAACGTCCTTGAAAAAATAGAGCTGCGAACCAGTGAGAACAGCCCCCCATTCCTGCCACGGAGATctggttttcttctttttctgatcTTTCCTCCACAAAAGTCCAACCTTGGCTACCCGAATATCTACAAGGCCAGGTTGTGATTCGGCGGGATTGGCGATGGAGGATTGTGTCAGGAAAGCATCCGGACGGGATCTTTCCGAAACTATCTGCAGGACACATGGCTTATAAAAGGCCCGGTGAAGGTCGTTCATATTTGGCGAGGGCCCAGCTCCTGAAACACTGTACACATCTTCCAAATCCATTACATCCTTGAGATTCGGTCTAAGACTGCCAAGTTTGCCTTCGAGGATCAAAGCATAGGGATCGACGGGGTCTCTGGACGATCTTGATAAATGGTCAGTGCTCGCGGTCTTGAATAATGGGCTTCGTGCCTTGGGCGCCAGCCGTCGTACACCCAGATTAACTTCATCCTCCACGTGGATAAAAGGGGTGTAGCAGATATTGTCATAGAAGCATTGAAGGATCTCTTCCGCTAAGCCTTCGCCTCTTGTGTTACGAACGTAATCCTGCTTCTgcattttccttttgttgTTTTTGTTGAAGACGTCGGTATGAAGGATCAGCAACGAGAACGCGATGAAATAAGCTTGATCTAAAATGACACGCATTAGTCGGGAGCTCAAATCCGGAAAAGGGACAAATATTGACTTACCAGGAGATGCAAAAATTCCAGGGTTGCATTCGTGATATCGCTCGGCAAAGCTTTGGAGTACGCGGTCGATCTGCTGGGTTTCCTTCGGCAGTTCAGCCTCCATAAGCAATTTTCGAATTGACATGTCCATCGCATCGCCAAAGAATGCAAAACCGCGGATATATTTCCTCAATGTTGCCTTATAGAAATCGTCTCCTGATTGTGAGAGAATCGTGGCAATAGCGGCCCGATGAACCGCACCTTCGAGTCGCG
This window harbors:
- a CDS encoding uncharacterized protein (EggNog:ENOG410PJIX~COG:U~BUSCO:497at33183), whose amino-acid sequence is MPWKGLKMSGVGQKDGSQKPQRTDPGRLDHASRMAHSRDKIGSRGSESLTFAQKVPSTSFDNGGRDSTRLADRLLRAQNTKRNRFSLLRFRHASDPQLSASYQEAEAPPIPPIPESAQPPKIITTSPTTDDLGQAAKRKSIFKMSHPKAPHEKTKSVDVNSAILPKNSNPQIPVSATAPASVRASHISFEEPQGRLSTTSLRSGPPRWQDGSHQSLFPAARFSESSRSEASSGDHGVYNSASRTDASSSTSSFLRLLRKNRHSLLFPSLMKNLPGQTFMHDQQPRAISSADQDREHLSPLPSPSRSSVGRGPVEPNTFCNNSTTSAHSRRSSVSKRPNFRGRSSTIGSLADIQDDTRQLSSELVPSSGTSTFTGPRKSFSDLFNPSRSRHNIEGYAAGEVPETPQSMSSKPNSFSLAREVASCPPREPDDTPATYLTRLEGAVHRAAIATILSQSGDDFYKATLRKYIRGFAFFGDAMDMSIRKLLMEAELPKETQQIDRVLQSFAERYHECNPGIFASPDQAYFIAFSLLILHTDVFNKNNKRKMQKQDYVRNTRGEGLAEEILQCFYDNICYTPFIHVEDEVNLGVRRLAPKARSPLFKTASTDHLSRSSRDPVDPYALILEGKLGSLRPNLKDVMDLEDVYSVSGAGPSPNMNDLHRAFYKPCVLQIVSERSRPDAFLTQSSIANPAESQPGLVDIRVAKVGLLWRKDQKKKKTRSPWQEWGAVLTGSQLYFFKDVQWVKSLISQYESRQTGGRRHPVTFKPPVSDFKPDSIVSTANAVALLDASYKRHKHAFLFVQHGGFEEVLLANSDIDLNDWIATINYAAAFRTTAVRMRGMIGANYEGHLPHKSTRADSVTSDTSETPTILDSAATNTRRMDPCLAEEIFAARRELVSRKVQEADEKLAVTQKQLDDLLQNARHLQILTPIHPRARDNVVLAAGRIAANIKWVRLDIWRARCHRDVLALDLAEEEKHLPSVKKVPSSSPGRNEICSFSSQEHQILSESAPSLGPTSPKSNRSSKRARSRSPTPSKEFNLPDQLIESISTTVKRPGLPNSLSSPETTASLGRPLIDGSKDDAALDSIKSFGETLLPPQASTTSSINKLESTGSAKQSLAQKTPTSSVIDTEEERLLREAGILSNELFLQMSASADATDEPNTANNDGRVEPALGEGRSKIRRSLHRTLRDGHFIPHHQRSKKGKDSGTTVSAADDGNAAAETETLARGAGSFTVHGKKASVVTFGSEWENMSPEQRLKQRRPTHTEDSRASEMLGLDLVSSESMSGRQAYSLRSVSTTTAKSLRQLDRAQEKATGLGSPEESLPETSPHLNNENSMTIDADSAVIIEEEEEPPHEPVDGVLRSLTAKEQTSIDQPPGKKDLAPTEPEPNIDDSSLLSDRIASE